A window of the Sandaracinaceae bacterium genome harbors these coding sequences:
- a CDS encoding TetR/AcrR family transcriptional regulator: MTERYHHGDLREALLSGAAELLSEGGPRGLSLREAARRAGVSTGAPYRHFKDKDELLTALAARGFMALDAALRSVADANPGQPPLARLRTLGVAYVEFAVAQPALFRLMFGEFAPTTDASPELAEAVRRAGAHLPQAAAAVQQAQLGDLDAEDITLLSWSVVHGVASLYLDGHLRPFQQPGDVPGVSVAERVTRALVAAIRA; this comes from the coding sequence ATGACGGAGCGCTACCACCACGGAGACCTGCGCGAGGCGCTGCTGAGCGGCGCCGCCGAGCTGCTGTCGGAGGGAGGGCCACGAGGGCTCTCGCTGCGGGAGGCCGCCCGCCGCGCCGGGGTCAGCACTGGGGCGCCGTATCGCCACTTCAAGGACAAGGACGAGCTGCTCACGGCGCTCGCCGCGCGCGGCTTCATGGCTCTCGACGCGGCACTGCGCAGCGTCGCGGACGCCAACCCCGGCCAGCCTCCACTCGCGCGCCTGCGCACCTTGGGCGTTGCGTACGTGGAGTTCGCCGTCGCGCAGCCGGCCCTCTTCCGCCTGATGTTCGGTGAGTTTGCGCCCACGACCGATGCGTCCCCCGAGCTCGCCGAGGCCGTCAGACGCGCGGGCGCACACCTGCCCCAGGCCGCCGCCGCCGTGCAGCAGGCGCAGCTGGGCGATCTCGACGCCGAGGACATCACGCTGCTCTCGTGGTCCGTCGTGCACGGTGTGGCGTCGCTCTACCTGGACGGTCACCTGCGGCCGTTCCAGCAGCCAGGCGACGTGCCCGGGGTGTCCGTGGCCGAGCGCGTGACCCGCGCGCTGGTGGCCGCCATCCGCGCCTAG
- a CDS encoding MATE family efflux transporter — protein sequence MGTHAQHGLVEGHPERRELVGTAVPLALTALSFALMSAVDTAFVTGLGVAALAGVGLGGTLTFVAIITTGSILRGLKICMVQAEGRGEPSLGYLGAGLRLGALGALPTMLALVALGFAAPLMLSTPESGRAASEYIWVRSTSIPLLFVLMNLREAFYGRGDTKTPLGAIIGANVLNVALNALALYVLDWGVPGIALSTVLCVTFQALWLGLRQRRIGFGWSLATVAHRRAIMAIGLPLAGQKLLETSAFTAIAAMIAHTGDSAAAAHQIGLQLLLLGNLPSVALGDAVSLVSGRLAGAGDPVRARGVTSFALRLGLGWAAGVGAVAALLAPVIGPRLVPSDPEVVVVLWACAVMLVLESTSLVAQGYLRATGDPRYPSVVVMVNAVFVSPALAALGIFGLGLRASAGWMAFIVEVSVSSTLLWRRIAKRTATLRAPASEPQLADDVADDTLNADTPLAGGVG from the coding sequence ATGGGCACGCACGCACAGCACGGCCTCGTCGAGGGCCACCCCGAGCGGCGCGAGCTGGTGGGCACGGCCGTGCCCCTCGCGCTCACGGCGCTCTCGTTCGCGCTCATGTCCGCGGTGGACACCGCCTTCGTGACGGGGCTGGGGGTGGCCGCGCTCGCGGGTGTCGGGCTGGGTGGCACGCTCACCTTCGTCGCCATCATCACCACGGGGAGCATCCTGCGTGGCCTCAAGATCTGCATGGTCCAGGCCGAGGGGCGGGGCGAACCCAGCCTGGGCTACCTGGGGGCGGGCTTGCGCCTGGGAGCGCTGGGCGCCCTGCCCACCATGCTCGCGCTGGTGGCCCTGGGCTTCGCGGCGCCGTTGATGCTGAGCACACCGGAGTCGGGACGCGCGGCCAGCGAGTACATCTGGGTGCGCAGCACATCCATCCCGCTCCTCTTCGTGCTCATGAACCTCCGTGAGGCGTTCTATGGCCGAGGCGACACCAAGACCCCGCTCGGCGCCATCATCGGCGCCAACGTTCTCAACGTCGCGCTGAACGCGCTCGCCTTGTACGTCCTCGACTGGGGCGTCCCCGGCATCGCGCTCAGCACCGTGCTCTGCGTCACCTTCCAAGCGCTCTGGCTGGGCCTGCGGCAGCGTCGGATCGGCTTCGGGTGGTCGCTCGCGACCGTCGCCCATCGCCGCGCCATCATGGCCATCGGCCTCCCTCTCGCGGGCCAGAAGCTGCTCGAGACCAGCGCCTTCACCGCCATCGCCGCGATGATCGCGCACACCGGTGACAGCGCGGCCGCGGCGCACCAGATCGGCTTGCAGCTGCTGCTGCTCGGCAACCTCCCCTCGGTGGCGCTCGGCGACGCAGTCAGCCTGGTGTCCGGACGCCTCGCCGGAGCCGGCGATCCCGTGCGTGCCCGCGGTGTCACCTCGTTCGCGCTGCGCCTGGGACTGGGCTGGGCGGCTGGGGTCGGCGCCGTCGCCGCCCTGCTCGCGCCAGTGATCGGGCCACGCCTCGTGCCATCCGACCCGGAGGTCGTCGTCGTGCTGTGGGCCTGCGCGGTCATGTTGGTCCTGGAGTCGACCTCGCTCGTCGCGCAGGGCTACCTGCGCGCGACAGGAGACCCTCGCTACCCGTCCGTGGTCGTCATGGTGAACGCGGTCTTCGTCAGCCCTGCGCTCGCCGCGCTGGGTATCTTCGGGCTCGGGCTGCGCGCCTCTGCGGGTTGGATGGCGTTCATCGTCGAGGTCAGCGTGTCCAGCACGCTCCTCTGGCGGCGGATCGCGAAGCGCACGGCGACCCTCCGCGCCCCCGCGTCGGAGCCGCAGCTGGCCGACGACGTGGCCGACGACACGCTGAACGCCGACACGCCGCTGGCAGGCGGCGTGGGCTGA